CGGTCCCGGACAGCAGCCAGTCCGGGTTGCGCTTGATGTTGAGCAGATTGCGCCAGGCCACCACGGAGCTGTCGCGCAGGCTCGCCGGTAGCGGCGTCACTGTCGGCCTCCTCGTCCGGCGCTCTCGGCGGTGGGGCCCTCCGGTTCCTGGAGATCCTCCCCGTTCCGGCCGTTGTCGGGTGGTTCGGCGTGCTTGCCGGTGAGGCTGAGGAACGCGTCGTCGAGGGTGGGGCGGTGCAGTCCGACGTCGTGCACCTCGATCCCCAGCGCGTCGAGTCCGCGCACCGCCTCGACCAGTGCTCTGGACCCGTCGCTGACGGCCACCTGCACCCGGCGGGTCCGCGCGTCGGTCCTCGGGACGCCGCTCCCCACCCGGGCGAGCACCTCGGAGGCGGTTTCCAGCTCGTCCCGCTCGTCGACCACCAGCTCCAGCCGCTCCCCGCCGACCCGCGCCTTCAGCTCGTCCGAGGTGCCGTTGGCGATCACCCTGCCGTGGTCGATGACCGCGATGGTGTCGGCGAGCGCGTCGGCCTCCTCCAGGTACTGGGTGGTCAGCAGCACGGTGGTTCCGTCGTCCACCAGCTCGGCGATGAGCTGCCAGGTGTCCATCCGTCCCCGCGGGTCGAGCCCGGTGGTCGGTTCGTCGAGCATCACCACCGGCGGCCTGGCCACCAGCGCCCCGGCCAGGTCGAGGCGTCTGCGCATCCCGCCCGAGTACCCCTTGGCGACCCGGTCGCCCGCTTCCAGCAGCCGGAAGCCGTCCAGCAGTTGCCCGGCGCGCTCACGCGCGGCCGCGCGGCTCATGCCGTAGAGTCTGCCGACCATGTAGAGGTTCTCCCGGCCGGTGAGGTTCTCGTCCACCGCCGCGTACTGTCCGGAGACCCCGATGGAGCGCCGAACCGCGTCGGGTTCGGTCAGCACGTCGTGGCCGGCCACGGACACGCTGCCGGAATCGGGCCGCAGCAGGGTGGTCAGGATGCGCACGGCGGTGGTCTTCCCCGCGCCGTTCGGCCCCAGCAGTCCGAGCACCCTCCCCCGCTGGGCCCTGAGCTCGACGCCGTCCAGCGCGCGGTTGGACCCGAAGGTCTTCACCAGCGATTCGGCACTGATCGCCGCAGTGGAGGTCATCCTGGGATCTCCGTCCGCCCGCCACGCACGTGATGTACGCGGCAACCGTAAGCGGCGTGCCGGTATTCCGCCCGGTATTCCGCGCGCGAGCGCGGGGCAGCCGCCGCGACGGAGCCCGCCACGGCATGGGGCACCGGTTGGCCGAGCGGCCGGGTGAAACCCCGCGGGATGCCCGGAGCCTTCCAGTACCACCGCCGTCCGCGAATCGAACGCCGGAAGGCCGGAACGCACCGACGTTCGGGGCGTTTCGACGGTGTTCGCTTGGCAGAAGTTACTGGTAGGTAATATACTTGGGTTACCGATGAGTAAGGGCGTGGTACCTGGCCCGCCCTGCACGATTCAGCACGAGGGAGCCACGCCATGGGCCACTACAAGAGCAATATCCGCGACCTCGAGTTCAACCTCTTCGAGCTGTTCGAAGTGCAGAATCGGCTGGGCAAGGGCGCGTTCGAACAGGCCGACGAGGACTCGGCCCGGGGCGTGCTCACCGAGCTGAACACCCTCGCGACCGGCCCGCTGGCCGAATCCTTCGAGGAGGGCGACCGCAACCCGGCCCAGTTCGACCCGAAGACCAGCTCGGTCACGCTGCCCGAGAGCTTCAAGAAGTCCTACCAGCAGGTCATGGACGGCGAGTGGTGGCGGCTGAGCCTGCCCGACGAGCTGGGCGGCTACGGCATCCCGCCGTCGGTGCAGTGGGCCGCCGCGGAGCTGATGCTGGGCTCCAACCCCGCGATCTTCATGTACATGGCCGGGCCGAGCTTCGCCACCATCCTGTGGGAGAACGGCACCGAGCAGCAACGGCGCTGGGCCGAGCTGATGATCGACCGCGGCTGGGGCGCGACGATGGTGCTGACCGAGCCCGACGCGGGTTCCGACGTCGGCGCGGGCCGCACCAAGGCCGTCAAGCAGGAGGACGGCAGCTGGCACCTCGAAGGCGTCAAGCGGTTCATCACCTCGGGTGACCAGGACATGACCGAGAACATCATGCACCTGGTACTGGCCCGCCCCGAGGGACCCGACGTGGAGCCCAAGCCGGGCACCAAGGGACTGAGCCTGTTCCTCGTGCCGAAGTACCACTTCGACGGCAGCACCGGTGAGCCCGGCGAGCGCAACGGCGCCTTCGTCACCAACGTCGAGCACAAGATGGGCCTCAACGCCTCGGCCACCTGCGAACTCACCTTCGGCCAGCACGGCACACCGGCCAAGGGCTGGCTGCTCGGCGAGGTGCACGACGGCATCGCGCAGATGTTCCAGGTCATCGAGTACGCCCGGATGATGGTCGGCACCAAGGCCATCGGCACCCTGTCCACCGGCTACCTCAACGCGCTGGAGTACGCCAAGGAGCGGGTGCAGAGCGCCGACATGCCGCGCGCGGCCGACAAGACCGCGCCCCGCGTCACGATCACGCACCACCCGGACGTGCGGCGCATCCTGATGCTGCAGAAGGCCTACGCGGAAGGGCTGCGCGCCGTCTACTGCTACGCCTCCGACTACCAGGACCGCATCTCGCAGGCCAAGACGAACGGCGAGGACGCCAGCCTGTTCGAGCAGGTCAACGACCTGCTGCTGCCGATCGTCAAGGGCGTCGGCTCCGAGCGCGCCTACGAGATGCTCACGCTGTCGCTGCAGACCCTGGGTGGCTCGGGCTACCTGCAGGACTACCCGATCGAGCAGTACATCCGGGACGCCAAGATCGACAGCCTCTACGAGGGCACCACCGCGATCCAGGCGCAGGACTTCTTCTTCCGCAAGATCGTGAAGAACAACGGCCAGGCGATCGGCCACGTGGCGAGCGAGATCCAGCGGACCCTGAACGCCTCCGAGGCCGACGAGCGGCTCAAGGAGGAGCGGGAGCTGCTCGGCCGGGCGCTGGACGACGCGCAGGGCATGCTCGGAGCGCTGTTCGGCTTCGCCACCTCCGCCCAGGAGGACGTCAACGAGATCTACAAGGTCGGGCAGCAGGCCGTGACCCTGCTGATGAGCATGGGCGACGTGCTGATCGGCTGGCTGCTGCTGCGTCAGGCCGAGATCGCGCTGCGCGCGCTGGACAACGGCGCCACCGGCCGGGAGGCCTCGTTCTACAACGGCAAGGTCGCCGTCGTGCGGTTCTTCGCCAAGAACGTGCTGCCCGAGCTCTCCTCCCGGCGCAAGGTCGTGGAGAACACGGACAACTCGCTGATGGAGGTCGACGAGGCCGCGTTCTGATCCCCGGACCGCGCTCGTAACGACTCACCCGCGCCCATCGGCCCCGGAGCGATCCGGAGGGACCGGTGGGCGCGGTTCTTCGTCCGGCGGTTCACCGGCAGCGGTGGAACCACCACCGCTCCGGCGTGGAGTTCCCGCGAGACCGCCGGACGAATTGGCCGCGCCTCCCGAGCGTGGGTCGGACGCGTCGCGCGGCAGGGCCGCTCGCCACGTAGGTCGCTACTCAAGAGCCGGCCCAACGCCGCGAGGCGCCACCCCACGGGTCTCTTCGGCGCGCGAGCGCCGAAACCCCCACGCACGCGGCCCGACCACCCGCGGGTTCTCGCGTGCGGCTCTCACGAGGAAGGCCCGACGTGGCGTAGTACCCACTCCATGTCGCAGCCTCACCGCGGCGAGAGCCGTGCGAGAGGTTCCGCCGAGCGACCACCCCGGCAACCGCCCCACAATCCTCGAACTCAGCTCGGATCGACGAGCACTTTGAGCGCCTGCCGCTCGGCCATCTCGCGATACCCCTCGGGCACACCGTCCAAACCGGTCCGCCGGTCGAACACCCGCCCCGGATCGAGCTTGCCGTAGAGCACGTCGGGCAGCAGCTCGGGGATGTAGGCCCGGGCGGGGCACACTCCGCCCGCGATGCCGACGTTGCGCGCGAACATCTCGCGCACGTCCACACCGTCGCCGTCCTGCGGGACACCGACGTAACCGACCCGACCGCCTTCCCGGGCCACCCGCAGCGCGGTCCGCAGCGAGTCACCGGTGCCGACGCACTCCAGCACCGACCGCGTGCCCTCACCGCCGGTCAGCTCGCGGATCCGCTCCACGGCCTCCTCACCCCGTTCGGGGACCACGTCCGTGGCGCCGAACTCGACGGCGAGATCCGTGCGATCGGTGTGCCTGCCCATGACGATGATCCGCTCCGCGCCGAGCCGCTTGGCCGCGAGCACCCCGCACAGCCCGACAGCGCCGTCGCCGACGACGGTGGCGGTGCCGCCGGGGCACACACCGGCGGAGACGGCGGCGTGGTGGCCGGTGGGAAGCACGTCGGCGAGGGTGAGCAGGGCGGGGAGCAGGTCGCTGTCCGGCTCCACCGGCAGCCGGACCAGGGTGCCCTCGGCGTAGGGCACCCGCACCGCCTCGCCCTGGGCTCCGTCCGAACCGGACGAGCCCCACAGGCCGCCGTTGACGCAGGAGGTATGCAGCCGCTCCCTGCAGTAGGCGCACTCACCGTCGGACCAGGTGAACGGCGACACCACCAGATCGCCCGGCCGCAGCCCGTTCACCTCGGAACCGGTCTCCTCGACGACACCGACGAACTCGTGGCCGATGCGACTGCCCGCGCCGTCCCGCTCCATACTCCTGTAGGGCCAGAGGTCGCTACCGCAGATGCAGGTCAGGCTCACCCGCACGATCGCGTCGGTGGGCTCGGACAGCACCGGGTCCGCGACGTCCTCCACCCGGACGTCGCCCGCACCGTGTATGACGGTGGCGCGCATGAAACCACTCCGTTTCCGGTCGGAACCTTCCACCTCTCACACGCGTGGAGTAGTGGCAGGATTCCCGAGCACCGGCATATATCCGGAGATCGTGCGGCATCACACCCGTCGTGCGCCACGGACCGTGGCCGAGCGGGCACCTTCCGGGTCGCGGGAGGCACCCCCTCCCGGAGCCCGGGCGCCGGGAACGGCTACTGCTCGTCCTTCTTCTTCTCGCACTTGATGATCGGCTGCG
The nucleotide sequence above comes from Actinopolyspora erythraea. Encoded proteins:
- a CDS encoding daunorubicin resistance protein DrrA family ABC transporter ATP-binding protein, translated to MTSTAAISAESLVKTFGSNRALDGVELRAQRGRVLGLLGPNGAGKTTAVRILTTLLRPDSGSVSVAGHDVLTEPDAVRRSIGVSGQYAAVDENLTGRENLYMVGRLYGMSRAAARERAGQLLDGFRLLEAGDRVAKGYSGGMRRRLDLAGALVARPPVVMLDEPTTGLDPRGRMDTWQLIAELVDDGTTVLLTTQYLEEADALADTIAVIDHGRVIANGTSDELKARVGGERLELVVDERDELETASEVLARVGSGVPRTDARTRRVQVAVSDGSRALVEAVRGLDALGIEVHDVGLHRPTLDDAFLSLTGKHAEPPDNGRNGEDLQEPEGPTAESAGRGGRQ
- a CDS encoding acyl-CoA dehydrogenase, whose product is MGHYKSNIRDLEFNLFELFEVQNRLGKGAFEQADEDSARGVLTELNTLATGPLAESFEEGDRNPAQFDPKTSSVTLPESFKKSYQQVMDGEWWRLSLPDELGGYGIPPSVQWAAAELMLGSNPAIFMYMAGPSFATILWENGTEQQRRWAELMIDRGWGATMVLTEPDAGSDVGAGRTKAVKQEDGSWHLEGVKRFITSGDQDMTENIMHLVLARPEGPDVEPKPGTKGLSLFLVPKYHFDGSTGEPGERNGAFVTNVEHKMGLNASATCELTFGQHGTPAKGWLLGEVHDGIAQMFQVIEYARMMVGTKAIGTLSTGYLNALEYAKERVQSADMPRAADKTAPRVTITHHPDVRRILMLQKAYAEGLRAVYCYASDYQDRISQAKTNGEDASLFEQVNDLLLPIVKGVGSERAYEMLTLSLQTLGGSGYLQDYPIEQYIRDAKIDSLYEGTTAIQAQDFFFRKIVKNNGQAIGHVASEIQRTLNASEADERLKEERELLGRALDDAQGMLGALFGFATSAQEDVNEIYKVGQQAVTLLMSMGDVLIGWLLLRQAEIALRALDNGATGREASFYNGKVAVVRFFAKNVLPELSSRRKVVENTDNSLMEVDEAAF
- a CDS encoding zinc-dependent alcohol dehydrogenase family protein; translated protein: MRATVIHGAGDVRVEDVADPVLSEPTDAIVRVSLTCICGSDLWPYRSMERDGAGSRIGHEFVGVVEETGSEVNGLRPGDLVVSPFTWSDGECAYCRERLHTSCVNGGLWGSSGSDGAQGEAVRVPYAEGTLVRLPVEPDSDLLPALLTLADVLPTGHHAAVSAGVCPGGTATVVGDGAVGLCGVLAAKRLGAERIIVMGRHTDRTDLAVEFGATDVVPERGEEAVERIRELTGGEGTRSVLECVGTGDSLRTALRVAREGGRVGYVGVPQDGDGVDVREMFARNVGIAGGVCPARAYIPELLPDVLYGKLDPGRVFDRRTGLDGVPEGYREMAERQALKVLVDPS